The Phaeodactylum tricornutum CCAP 1055/1 chromosome 6, whole genome shotgun sequence region acaTTGCCCAGAAAGAGTTTTGGAGATGAACAGTAGCTTGAGCGTTGTACGACGCAAACGTTTTCGATGCGACCAATAACTTCTGAGAATCTTCTTCAAAGCCAAAGGGTAAGTCCCTGGTCATTCTCCATATAGCGTCAACATCGGGATCGCCTACAAAATTTAAAGCATGAGAAGTGTGAGATTGAAAAACTgtagtgactgtgagacccTGACAGCGTACCATCGCAAACAGATTGGATCACTCCAATTCGGGAGACCGGTATACTTCCAAACACCAGACTCGGGTCAGACTGCATCCCAGCGTTAGAAGTGGTTAAATCCTGCAGCGGAAAGCCGCGCGGCCACGGGTTTGTCACATTTGGTCCCATGTACGGCAATGGATTgaaaggaagaggaagatttGGTCTTGGGTCAAAACGCACAAGGATTGAATCGCTCTTCATCCCTTGTCGGTATGTAAACGGTTCTTTGGATTCCCCGTTTTCAGTCTTCTGCAGcacattgtcgtcgtcgaagtcGTAAATGACCTGTGCTCCATGGCGAATCGCAAACAAATAGCCGAGGTTTTTGCGGGCAAAGCTTTGAAAAGGCAGGATCTGACCAAAGGGAGATTTACCCAAGAAAAGCATTTGGTCACGGGCAGAAAGATAAATAACATTGTCTAGACTGTTGAGATCGGCGTAGGCTGCATCGGGAGTTTTCGTATCGCCAATGATAACCAAGCACCAGTTCCGAAGCTTCGAAACACCATAAATAGATTCTCCCGGCTCAAAGATGGTAGTGACGACAGCCCATTGCAAGCAATCTTTAAAGTTCTTAGAGAACGAGCTGCCTAGGGTTGACTTGTTCTTTTCGTTGTCATCCTTTTGATCATTGTAGTCCCTTAGTCTCCAGGAGCCCTGGAAGTATCTAGTCTTTTCTCCCTCGAAAACTGTTCCGGTGGCACCCGAAGCTTTTTCCTCGAGCCCACTGAGAGGACCCCCCGGATACCGAAGGAAGATTTCACGGTCCTTGCTCGACTTGGATTCTGAAAGCGACGGGACGATCCAAACGTTCAGCGTGATCGTCGCGATTGAAATAAAGGAACAACACATAGTCACAAGCAGAAGGGATCGTAACCAATTATTTAAAACCATGTTTTTGTTTCTGACCAGGCCGCAAAGAAGATGTGAAGACAGTTTGTGTTGCCAAAAAGAGGGCAAAGATCTGTTGTATCTGCGTTTATTTTGCCGTTTTCGTCATTTTTCCGGTCCGTGAAGACAACACTAATGGTAAGGTAAAGCCCGAGGAACGGCTATTTTAAAGTTCAGAGGAAACGCATTGCAATAAAAAAACCGTTACATTCCCTTTTGTAAATAACCTAAATAACCAATAAATCCATTCACTTAAgtattttctttctttctcggGCGTTCTAGGTAACGGTAGCGGACAAAGTCTCGTGGAAAATAAGTTTCAAAATGGCAGTACCTCAACAAGGTCTCCAGGGATGTGCCTAATCAACAGTAAAAGAAAGATGTCATACGTTATAAGTGTAAAACGAACAGTACTGGAATTTTTTAGgtgttttgactgtgaagcacACCCCAGCTATGTATCGCGAGCCAATCCGGTTCAGCTTCAACGTTGCAACGAATCAAACACGGCTAGCTAGACTCGAGAAGCATACATAGAGCTATTGGAAATCGTACACAATTTCACTTTCTATGTTGACATTTCATCTAATTTCATCTCATCTCATCGCCAGGTGTTGCGACGAAACGCAGGAGGAGTACTTTATGTCTGCCTACTATGTACGCGGGAAGACCCACGCCACCGCACTATGCAAGATAATGTCTCCGAAGCCGTCAACACACGGCGACTAATCGAAATTATCGATACCTTTCACCGACATGTATAGGAAAAGAGCAAGAGAATCGAAGTCGGCCGATTGCGCCTCGTCCTGGCTGAAGGGAAAATTCAACGCTCCCAGCTCGTTGCCTGGATTTGGCAAGGCCGTGGGGACCAGAACAAACGCATCGTCTTTCCCGTAGGCGGGACCAAGAGGGTCTCGACAACGCCTCGCTTTTTCACGTCTGGACAAAGATGCTAAGGCCATATGCTTGAGCGAACGAGGCTTCGCTCCAATAGTACGACTCGCTAATTTCACATGGATTTCATTGGTAGTGGTCGGTGACTAGTTGACCGAGGTCGCTCTCTGAGGGGCAAGGCATTGTGGCAGTCGGGCGTGATGAATCCAGCTTGGAACGAGCGTAGCGCTTGCAACGGTGGTGGAATGGGCAATCCCAGTCTTAACGGGAAAAACAAGTTGGCGTTCGTAGTAAAGATGTTCAATTGGCAGTACAAATGCAAAACTTAACAGTTTAGGCAAGCGTTGTACTTTTGAGTGTTGGGTACCCGGGTTGCGTATACGTCTACTTCAGCTCTCGTCTTTCCCCTTCTGTCAGCGGAATTTCTTCAATTTCGATCTTGGGCATTCGAACGGGTCGCGGCGAGTGGTCCTCATCCCGCACTTCATCGGGGTCAACACCATCTACGTCCTCGGCCCGCGCCTTGCCTGTTTTCGGATCCAAATCGGGCCACCAAAGGGGCAAATACGGCAAATAACGTAACTCTTGGCCATTGCCGATGCGTACCTTGTTCGTTTTGGACCATACCCCGCCCTGCAGCAGCCCGACACTCTCCAGTCTCATAATAGCCAACACCACGTTGGTCCCTTTAACGGGAGGTGCCACGATCTGTCCAATCGTCTTCCCGTCCTTGGTATCGACAATCTTCGCCCCGGGAGTGCAATCCGTTTCCAACCGCGCCAGTAAGGCTTCGGCACGGGATTTAATTTGAGCCAGTTCGTCCCGAGCAGCGTTGTCAACAGCCTTTCCGGGAGGCTCGATGGATCCGGTAGTAATGGCAACCAAATTCCCCGCCGTGAGAACCGAAAGGCGAGGCAGTCTCGTCGGCAAGGACCGGAGCTCTTCGGCGGAAAATTTTTTCCCCGCACGGCCTTGCTGCAAGCTACTGGCCAAACCCCAGGCCTGTGGTACTTCCGTGTAGGGGTCCAGAAGCAACAGGGGGAGGATACGTTTGCGGACGGCTCCCGTATGGTGGACGCGGGCGGTCAATTCCTGACCCAGGTAACAGCCCTTGTGAAAACTAACCGCTTGCAAATGCTCCTGGTTGGTTTCGAGGGCGATCTTGCCCGTCAGCTCGGATCCTTCCGCTACTCCAGCCAAGCGACGGACGAGTTCGTAATTACCGGGCGACGTGGGAAAGACTTTAGAGACGAGTTTGGCAAAGGCTTCATGACGCGTGGACAAGGAAAGGTTGTCGCTGTCTTGTTCGTTCAAGGTACTGGTGTTCTCGCCGTTGGATGATGATTCGGAAGGCAGTTGTAAAACACGCATCCCTAGACTGGGATGACGGGGATCCACCCCCGACAGGTATCCTGGAGGCGATCCTCCCGCGTTGAGCGTGCCAAAGATAACGTGCGAGGACATGTCCAAAGTTCGATCGGCAATCGTCACTTTGGAACGCCGGAGCTTGAACGCGTGCAAGTGCTGCAGCAAGGAATCTGCCGTCGCACCCGGCACGTCAATAAAGTATTGACTTTCATCCGTCTTCCAGAGGAGAGAATCGGTGACGATGCGTCCCTTGTGATCGAGAAAACAGGCGGCGCGTAGTCGATCGGTAAACTCGACTTCGGGGAGTTCGGTCGTACCAGTGGCGTCCATTTTCATGGATTTGGGTACACCGGGCTGCGGGTGATCAATGGGTTCCGGTCGAGGTGGTGCCGGCGGGCTCTGCAAGTCGCAAGTGACCAAGCCCTGCAAAAAGGTGGTGGCGCCCTGCCCCGAGACCGACAGGATTCGCCGCAGCTCCGGTGGAAAACTTTCGTGTCCACGCCCCCAGAGGCGACCAAAACTACCCACCACCCTTTGGACCGTTTTGCTAGCGCTATTGCTGCCGCTCATGGTGGTGACTGAATACGACGCTTCTCGCAAAGGGTGATAAAAATAAACGATGTCGTTTACTCTGGTGAATGTATCTTGTGGGTAAGCAGGTAGGCAATGTGAGTGGTCGTCGTCCCTATCGAaagactgactgtgactttgtTCTTCCAGAAAACTGCAGCGATAACCGACTAAAATCGtactagaatagcacaagatcactagtgtatTTACTggaaaaaccccacgtcaagcgtctgtcatatgtacgttggactaagactggtctgctcaggcagataatggtataatttgtgttttgctctgtttcgtaactacactagtgatcttgtgctattctagtgcgattctagtcggttatcgttgcagttttctagtttatcagacccaaagtcgttctatatccctgtgggatcaaaggtataagtttgttgtgattgtctgagtgtttgtgagtgttttgacggaagcgccgaggccgaatgtgcctggggaggcaagcataatacctggctcttcatgttgttgtcgagtcgccgacgcctgcagaggcctagaacatactgacggtatctcgtaatggtccacaaggtagtcgtgtcgatcggatactgggtttcttgtctgcaatagcggcttgaaacaaggcactccccatggttggacgcttccatggagcttcttctaccgaagctttactcaacgctctagcccgagcggcatcctaagcttggatgttaagtaggatctgttttcgaacatccacttaCCAATTGTTAATATCGGACCTTGTACCAAGTGGTAtttgctgctcctccactcttgctatcaaatgtgTATACATATACCACAAGGGGTATTTTAGTTATTGACCCGGCAATCAGGccggctatcactatttaagcgtatgcgaacagaatatttgcaaaattcgTAACCAGTGATAAAAggaaactattgttgttcccgttatGCCAAGCCGACCNNNNNNNNNNNNNNNNNNNNNNNNNNNNNNNNNNNNNNNNNNNNNNNNNNNNNNNNNNNNNNNNNNNNNNNNNNNNNNNNNNNNNNNNNNNNNNNNNNNNNNNNNNNNNNNNNNNNNNNNNNNNNNNNNNNNNNNNNNNNNNNNNNNNNNNNNNNNNNNNNNNNNNNNNNNNNNNNNNNNNNNNNNNNNNNNNNNNNNNNNNNNNNNNNNNNNNNNNNNNNNNNNNNNNNNNNNNNNNNNNNNNNNNNNNATGTCAAAAAACCGtaacaacaaaagcaaccgGAGTACTCCCTTGGAAAACAAAtgccaaggaaatggcaatAAAGAACTGGGAAAAAGGAGACAACCTTACTAATGAACTTCCACAAGGACATCTGAGACATAACCatcactttgccattgaccAGTCTACGGCCAAGttgttacgtagtacaaccaatgtacgtacgaaagacaggaaacgcagtgtcaacaaagtctggtaaacgaaggttgggcgttattacgaacaacctgcgatacacctaagcaagcctagggactgtaaaactcaactcgcttacgacgctccccacgggttagacagtggatacgaggacctatgctaatgcaatatttggatcaatgactttctaaaacaatgagaggaagattattctac contains the following coding sequences:
- a CDS encoding predicted protein: MSGSNSASKTVQRVVGSFGRLWGRGHESFPPELRRILSVSGQGATTFLQGLVTCDLQSPPAPPRPEPIDHPQPGVPKSMKMDATGTTELPEVEFTDRLRAACFLDHKGRIVTDSLLWKTDESQYFIDVPGATADSLLQHLHAFKLRRSKVTIADRTLDMSSHVIFGTLNAGGSPPGYLSGVDPRHPSLGMRVLQLPSESSSNGENTSTLNEQDSDNLSLSTRHEAFAKLVSKVFPTSPGNYELVRRLAGVAEGSELTGKIALETNQEHLQAVSFHKGCYLGQELTARVHHTGAVRKRILPLLLLDPYTEVPQAWGLASSLQQGRAGKKFSAEELRSLPTRLPRLSVLTAGNLVAITTGSIEPPGKAVDNAARDELAQIKSRAEALLARLETDCTPGAKIVDTKDGKTIGQIVAPPVKGTNVVLAIMRLESVGLLQGGVWSKTNKVRIGNGQELRYLPYLPLWWPDLDPKTGKARAEDVDGVDPDEVRDEDHSPRPVRMPKIEIEEIPLTEGERRELNFAFVLPIEHLYYERQLVFPVKTGIAHSTTVASATLVPSWIHHARLPQCLAPQRATSPRSLKHMALASLSRREKARRCRDPLGPAYGKDDAFVLVPTALPNPGNELGALNFPFSQDEAQSADFDSLALFLYMSVKGIDNFD